Genomic segment of Juglans microcarpa x Juglans regia isolate MS1-56 chromosome 7S, Jm3101_v1.0, whole genome shotgun sequence:
TAGTGTAAGCAACCAAAGATTTTTTCAGTGGGGTGCCGCTCCCCAGATTTTTTACTTCttcatattttgtgtttattccTAAAGTACAGAATCCAAGAAGTTTTGACAGGTTTAGGCATATTAGTTTATGTTCGGTTGCCtacaataatttttcaaaaattattataggGCGATTGACGAGAtgtctcaataaaattatttcaccaGAGCATGGGGCTTTCCTCCCTGGTAGaagtatctttgaaaatattacttcGGCTCAGGAGATGGTTCATTCTATTAACAGGAAGAGTAAAGGGGGAAATGTAGTTTTAAAAGTGGATATGGCGAAGACTTATGATCAAGTTGATTGGAGATTCTTGTTGTGGGTATTGGAGGGTTTTTGATTTTCTAGCCGTGTTTGCAAATTATTAGCGGAATGTGTTTCCACGTCATGGTTTTCGATATGATGAATGGGACTTATAGGGGCTTTTTTAAGTCGCAACGAGGCCTTCGGCAAGGAGACCCATTATTtccctatttatttatattgatggAAGAAATTATCTCTCGgcttttaaggaaaaaaatttaaggaGGGGAGGAATGGGAATTTCTATCATCCGAGGCAAGCGCCGTTAATCTCTCATTTATTATACGCAGATGATTTGCTGGTTTTCGCTAATGGAGAAAGATGATCTTTGAAGATGCTGATGAAAACGTTAGAAGTGTATGAGAGTTGGTCTAGTtagttaataaataaagaaaaatatgcattatttTTGTCTAACAAAATAAGCAGAACCACAGGTAGGGGTCTTTTACGTCTAATAGGTTTTGCGGAGGGGAAATATCCTACAACGTATCTTGGAGCGCCTTTGAGTCCGGGATGTTTAACAGCTAGAATGCTTGAACCAttggtctcaaaaattcaaggtAAGGTAGCAAGCTGGAAGGGAAGGCTGCTGTCACAAGGAGGTCATCTCATTCTTATTCGGCATGTCTTATCTTGCATGGTGACCTATACGCTAGCAGTGATGGCAGTTCCAAAGGTTGTGATTAGGAAGATCAATGGCATGCTTTCGTCGTTCCTATGGGGGGAGAATAATggcaaagaaaaaatgaaatggtGTGCTTGGTCTAAGGTTTGTAAACCAGTGAAGGAAGGGGGTGTTGGGGTAAGGGATCTAGCTGAAGTTCAAAGTTCATTTCACATGAAGTTTGCATGGAGGCTAATGACTGTAGATAATCTTTGGACCTGTTTCTTTAAGGCAAAGTATGTTAGACATGGGCATTTGGCGTTAGCTACTCCCTCTCAAACGGATTCTTAGTTTTGGAAGTCGGTATTGAAGGTCTTTCCAGAGTTATATGAGCATGTTTATGTCAGGATAAGAGGAGGAAAAGCTTCTTTCCGGTTCGATAGGTGGTTGAGCAGTGGTCCTCTGGTTGAGAGTGTTAACTCGATACAATAGTCAGAGTTAAAGGTATAAGATTGTTGGGATTCGGGGACCTGGGATGATACCAATCTAGAAGAGTTGGTAGGGACAGAAAAAATGAGTCAAACTCTGATGTCGAGCTTAATGCAGAAGGTGGGCCATGATGTGTTTGTTTGTAAGCCATCCATTCATGGATGTTTTTCAACTGCTTCGGCTTGGGAAGTTATCAGAATTAAAGGGGTGCAGAGGCTGTGGATGGAATGCGTTTGGCATAATCTTCTTCCTATTAGAGTGTCGCTATGTATGTGGAAAGCTTTATTTTGTTGCCTGCCGTTAGACGAGAGAGTTCGCATGTTGGGCATCCCGATTATTTCAGGCTGTGATTGTTGTGTGGATAAAACAGAGGAGACTCTCAATCGTGTGCTAAGCACGGGTTCCATTGCCGGGTTGGATGGAAGAGAGCGGCGTCAGTGTTTGGAATAATGAATGTTGATGTAGAGCCTTGGAGGGTGAAGATAAGTAGGTGGTTCCGAGTTGCAAAAACATCTACACGAAAAGGGACTGTAATTGGCTTGCTACTTGTGATTATTACTTGGAGACTCTGGCTTCAGCGTTGTAAAGCTCGCATGGAAAGAGATAAAGAATCAGTAGAGGTAGTGTGGTTATCTATGAGAAGTTGGCTTGTAATAGTTGCAAATGGCGTGAAGAGGGCTTTGTCCTATACGGATCAGAAATTACTCGAAGAGTTACAGGTGAGAACAAGACAACTAGAGAGTAGAACTCCTCACAAGGTGGTCTGGGAGAAACCTCCGGTAGGTTGGTTGAAGCTAAATGTTGATGGTTCATGTAGAGGGAATCCAGGTTCATGTGGGGGTGGGGGTATTATCCGAGATTCATATCGTAACATGAAGGCAgccttttctaaaaaattagaaCTGGGTACAAATAATGGAGTGGAGTTGAGGGCAATTACTAGTGGTGTTCGGCATTCCAAAGAGATGGgatatcaaaatatttgtattgaaaGTGATTTGGAATTGGTGGTGAGTTAGCTAACTTTGGGAGTTTGTACTTCATGATATTTAAGGGATTTTTGGGAATTACTAGAGGAGGAGTTAGTCGGCCTTTGTGTCTCATTTAAACACCAGTTTAGAGAAGGGAATCAAGTGGCAGATTTTTTGGCTTGTCTAGGAGAGGGAGGCAACACGAGGAGGTATTTTGTAAGTGATAAATTGCTGAGTTAATTGGGAGGtctagtttggatggacaagcTTAGCTTTCCTAGTCTTTGGCTGTAATTTTGGTTGAGGATCGTGGCTTGGTGTCTGGTGGATTGTGAGTTTTGGTAGTGTGGTCCTttcgttattttatttgatttgtatGTATAGAAggttatttatttgttttgggtGATATTTGTCATGGTATTCTACCGCCACAAATGTAGGCTTTTAATAAAAGTGGGAGGAGGTCACTCATGAACATGTGacattttctctttataaaaaaataaaaaaataaaacaagaaaaaaagttgtCTTCCCATTGCCTCCACTTATCAAATTCCCAACACTAACAATCTGTCAAATGATTTTGGAAATGGGCTTTAAAACGATTAGCATCTGCTGCTCCAATTTCTTGACATGTAATCTCGTCCTCATCCCTCTATGCCTGTTCACCGATTTCCACATGCTTTCACTCTAACTTTGAAAGTAGAGTTCTATCTCTCTTGAAAGTTGGACTTGTAACATACATAGATGGTGGCAAATCTGCTACCATCCAGCCTCATTTAGAATCATGGAAAAAAGGTGGTTGTCAACTCATGTAGAACATAACACAACTTTACAAAATCCCATTACTACTTGGGGCtccaaaagagagagaaaactaGTTATATTGAACTAGATTTCGTTGCCTTGATTTAGTtggagttaagatttttatttcttttagccAATGAAAcacctttttcctttcttttcttgatagccaaacaaaaagggaaaatctAGTGCTGGAGAAAGACCCTGAAAATATAACTTCTCTATATCAAATAGATTGTTTAGTGCATATACCGTTTTCATGAATAGAATACTGGTACAAGATGGTTCATATTGGCACTAGGACTACCattaataaacaatataaaCATGATTAAGTGAAAGGACGATGATAATACCTATTTTTGACTAGGTTGTTATAATTAACCAGAGTAGCCAAAAGCCTTCATGGCCTATGCTGCTCTTTGGCCTTCTTCAAATTCATTTAGATGCAGTGATCCTTGGAATTAGGCCTGCACACCATCCAAGCCGTCCCAACCCGACCCGTGTCCAGCCCAACAAGAAAAGAATCGACCCAACTTTAGTCGAGTCAACCCGTTTGCCAGTTTAGAACTTAAAAGTCGAAACCGATCTCCCCATTTCTTTTCCAAGCCCTAAACATTCATTCCTCCCATCTCATCCCCCATTTTTTCTGCATTGCAAAAACAATCACCTTTCCCTTTAGATGTTGTTGTTGCACTTTGAATGGTCGAGCGAATTTATGGGGCTTACTGTGGAGGACTTCTTGAACGAGTGCTAGAAGTCCGCAGACGCTCGCAtcttcctctcccttctccAGAATCGCTTCACCTCCTCCCCTTCCAAACTCACTACCGATCAGTTCTTCCACTGTTTCCATTTTCATATTGACGACATTCTCCTTGATGGGGATGAGTTAGGTCGCATGATGTTTTTCTCTGGGCTTCCAAAATGTTTTAAGATGAGCTTTGTCGATTAATCAGCCAACTTGTGATGAATTTATGGTTGCTTGGTGGGCGAGGGTTACGTTATTGTGTCATGGggaagtgaagtgaagtgaaTTTCTGGTTGCTTGTTGGACGAGGTACTcctttattttccttattttctctctgtttgAGGTTGTGCTTGTTGCTTGTTGGAGTTGATGGGGAAGATAAATGGAGTCGACAATGAGGACGTACAGAGTTGACGATGATGACAGAGAGAAATTGGGAGGGATGGcagctagggtttgagatttgggGAGGGATGGCAGACAGTTTGAGATTTGGAGAGTTTTGGTCGGATCGAAACCAACAGTTAGCGGGTTTGACACGCAAGTTAGTTCAATTCACTTTTATTGGTGGGGTCGATTGGTACGGACAGTGTTGGTTGATGACTTTTTTGCATAGCCCTACCTGGCACTAACTGTAATACTACCCAGGttttactaataataatatcctATATTGGATCCATCTGGGTCTAAGGTTCAATTAGATAAACTAGCCTTTCTCTTCAGATGCTCCTTCAAGTCCATGATATCGCCTTCCACCGCGTAACAGCTTGATTCTCACAAACCCATATCTCATGTGCTTACCTGGTTTATGCGCCTGAAATCATGGCTAACAAGAACCATACCCCCATCCCATTCTTTCAATGCTTTTGCCAATGAATCAATTGTCTCAATATCCAAGTGATTAGTAGGCTTATCAAGTAGCAGCAAGTGGGGCTGCCTGTATGCCAACAATGCAAAGATCACCCGGCTCCTTTGCCTGTCCAATAAATTCTTCTTTGGCATCACCTGAGCTTTTCCGGACAATCCAAATTTCCCAATTGCTGCcctcatcctctcttcctcattcTTTAGTCATATATTGAAATGCGCGCAAACATTTCCATGTCATTTTTCTTAGCCAAATGCTAATGGAACAGTGCAATTTTCAAGTGATTATGCCTCTGGACCATGCCATCAATAGGAACCAGGTCACCTATCATCAGCTTTAGCAATCGACTCTTCCCAACTCCATTGGGTCCAACCAAAGCAATCCTCGAGTCCAAGTCTACCCCAAAATCGATGTTAAAGTATATGAGATTCTCAGGTGTATAACCAAATGTTATTTCCATAAATGAAGCACTGGCGATGGAAGCTTCCCCACATCAACAAAGTGGAAGACCAATACCCTGTGTAACACCTAGGCTTAATGCcaagtcttttttttatatttttgggttaagtatatgaaaagctcagttgaaatttttttcagtACTATTTTTGTAATACTCAGAGTCTAAGCCCAAACCAGAAGGGTGGCCAAGCCCACGATGATGTCGTTTTGGTACTAATTCCCAGACTACAGTTTTCTTgccagacatttttttttcttccttgttttcCCTCCAGTTTCTTCACTTTCAAAAATCCCTCCACCTCAAATCCATTTTTTCCCCATGTCTCTGTGGTTTGcgtttattttccttttcttttccatcgCATGCTCAGGCTCTCACTCACCCACAATGCCACTCTTTCGATTCACTATTAATGATCAAGTCAT
This window contains:
- the LOC121240828 gene encoding uncharacterized protein LOC121240828; this translates as MNVDVEPWRVKISRWFRVAKTSTRKGTVIGLLLVIITWRLWLQRCKARMERDKESVEVVWLSMRSWLVIVANGVKRALSYTDQKLLEELQVRTRQLESRTPHKVVWEKPPVGWLKLNVDGSCRGNPGSCGGGGIIRDSYRNMKAAFSKKLELGTNNGVELRAITSGVRHSKEMGYQNICIESDLELVVS